In Paracoccus aerodenitrificans, the following are encoded in one genomic region:
- the tnpB gene encoding IS66 family insertion sequence element accessory protein TnpB (TnpB, as the term is used for proteins encoded by IS66 family insertion elements, is considered an accessory protein, since TnpC, encoded by a neighboring gene, is a DDE family transposase.), translating to MIPVPSNTRVWLAAGVTDMRRGFNTLAAQAEQVLAEDPYSGHMFVFRGRRGDLLKIIWWDSQGACLFTKRLERGRFVWPAAKEGKVSLSPSQLSMLLEGIDWRTPQKTWRPLVAG from the coding sequence ATGATCCCGGTGCCAAGCAACACGCGGGTTTGGCTGGCGGCTGGCGTCACGGACATGCGGCGCGGTTTCAATACGCTGGCGGCACAGGCTGAACAGGTTTTGGCCGAGGATCCATATTCGGGCCACATGTTCGTCTTCCGTGGTCGCCGGGGTGATCTTTTGAAGATAATTTGGTGGGATAGCCAAGGGGCCTGCCTATTTACAAAACGGCTGGAACGGGGCCGGTTTGTCTGGCCCGCTGCCAAGGAAGGCAAAGTCAGCCTGAGCCCGTCGCAGCTATCGATGTTACTCGAAGGAATCGACTGGCGGACACCACAAAAGACTTGGCGACCACTGGTCGCGGGGTGA
- the tnpA gene encoding IS66-like element accessory protein TnpA — MAGKKGQKKRVWSDDEKRSICAQARVPGVSVAQVARRYAMNTNLIHKWLRDPRFASEDQAADLSAPEGATFLPVEVAGMEPVMVAPISRTPSTDPITAQRVDITLSDGRRILVEGPTALSAISALVEALAQ; from the coding sequence ATGGCGGGCAAGAAGGGCCAGAAGAAGCGGGTCTGGTCAGACGATGAGAAGCGGTCGATCTGCGCGCAGGCGCGGGTTCCCGGTGTCTCGGTTGCGCAGGTCGCGCGGCGCTACGCGATGAACACCAACCTGATCCATAAATGGCTTCGCGACCCTCGGTTTGCATCAGAGGATCAGGCTGCGGATTTGTCGGCGCCTGAAGGGGCGACCTTTCTTCCTGTCGAGGTTGCGGGCATGGAGCCTGTCATGGTGGCACCCATTTCGCGCACTCCGTCGACGGATCCGATCACCGCGCAGCGCGTGGACATCACGTTGTCGGATGGTCGGCGGATATTGGTGGAGGGTCCGACGGCGCTGTCAGCGATCTCGGCGTTGGTTGAGGCACTGGCGCAATGA